From the Gasterosteus aculeatus chromosome 13, fGasAcu3.hap1.1, whole genome shotgun sequence genome, one window contains:
- the olfml2a gene encoding olfactomedin-like protein 2A isoform X2 — MWRYRQLFAFLLLLCEEASSQSKIFGETEPVRMTSEGSDCRCKCIMRPLSKDACLRLRSGSVRVEDFYTVETVSAGSDCKCSCTAPPSSLNPCENEWKMEKLKKQAPELLKLQSMVDLLEGTLYSMDLMKVHSYINKVVSQMNNLEETIKTNLTRDNDFVRDSMMSLTNQFKRYENYSNVMMSIKKEISSLSLQLLQKDASESRTQDTNDEKAKDTLKVPNKKTSAAKLLPKPPKEKVVKPKKEVIKPGKPAKPDPTAKAKVAGHQPGVVRGITYYKAAKTDEDEHRDHVRTKPVHHITDNQSEDGGAEMVLETTEANAAEPTVTTAVPSTTTTTTTTSTTTTPTTTTIQNTPASDRPAPTIVLVLDNSNNNSRPILHRAGNILNCEGTLASIDQPEKQHSYGRNEGAWMKDPLAKDSKIYVTNYYYGNNLVEFRNLDNFKQGRWSNLFKLPYNWIGTGHVVYNGAFYYNRAFTKNIIKYDLRMRYVAAWTLLHDVVYEDTTPWKWRGHSDIDFAVDESGLWVIYPSMDYDYNQQEMIVISKLDPGDLSLKKETTWRTGLKRNSYGNCFIICGVLYAVNVYNQKEGEVNFAYDTHTNTDAIPRLPFTNEYSFTTQIDYNPKERVLYAWDNGHQLIYRVNFLDQ; from the exons ATGTGGAGATACAGACAGCTGTTCGCCTTCCTGCTGCTTCTGTGCGAGGAGGCGTCTTCCCAGAGCAAG ATCTTTGGGGAGACTGAGCCAGTGCGGATGACTTCGGAGGGCTCAGACTGCCGCTGCAAGTGCATCATGCGCCCTCTGAGCAAGGACGCCTGCCTGCGCCTGCGCAGCGGCAGCGTGCGGGTGGAGGATTTCTACACAGTAGAGACAGTGAGCGCCGGGTCGGACTGTAAGTGCTCGTGCACGGCCCCGCCGTCCTCCCTCAACCCCTGTGAGAATGAGTGGAAGatggagaagctgaagaaaCAGGCCCCCGAGCTACTAAAG CTCCAATCTATGGTGGATCTCTTGGAGGGAACACTTTACAGCATGGATCTAATGAAGGTCCACTCGTACATCAACAAGGTGGTGTCTCAAATGAACAACCTGGAGGAG ACAATCAAGACAAACCTTACGCGAGACAACGACTTTGTTCGAGACAGCATGATGAGCCTCACCAACCAGTTTAAGAGATATGAGAACTACTCCAACGTTATGATGAGCATCAAGAAGGAGATCTCCAGCCTCAGCCTGCAGCTGCTACAGAAAGACGCCTCCGAGAGCAGAACACAG GACACCAATGATGAGAAAGCAAAAGATACTTTAAAAGTACCCAACAAAAAGACCTCTGCAGCCAAACTTTTGCCCAAACCACCCAAAGAAAAGGTTGTAAAGCCCAAGAAGGAGGTCATTAAACCAGGGAAGCCGGCCAAGCCTGACCCAACAGCCAAAGCCAAGGTGGCTGGCCACCAGCCCGGCGTGGTGAGGGGCATCACCTACTACAAGGCTGCCAAGACCGACGAGGATGAGCACAGAG ACCATGTCAGAACGAAACCAGTCCATCACATCACTGACAACCAGTCagaggatggaggagctgaAATGGTCCTTGAAACCACGGAGGCCAACGCAGCAGAACCCACTGTCACCACTGCTGTCCCCagcactactactaccaccaccacaacTAGCACCACTACTACACCCACCACTACCACCATACAAAATACACCAGCATCTGATAGACCGGCCCCGACCATTGTACTGGTGCTGGACAACTCCAACAACAATAGTCGGCCAATTCTCCACAGAGCAG GAAATATCCTGAACTGTGAAGGGACTCTAGCATCCATTGACCAGCCAGAGAAGCAGCACAGTTACGGGCGCAACGAGGGAGCCTGGATGAAGGATCCTCTGGCTAAAGACTCCAAAATCTATGTCACCAACTATTACTATGGCAACAACTTAGTGGAGTTCCGCAACCTGGACAACTTCAAGCAAG GCCGATGGAGCAACCTCTTCAAACTGCCTTACAACTGGATAGGCACAGGCCATGTGGTTTATAATGGAGCTTTCTACTACAACAGAGCCTTCACCAAGAATATCATCAAGTATGATCTGAGGATGCGATATGTGGCAGCCTGGACACTGCTGCATGACGTGGTATACGAGGACACCACCCCCTGGAAATGGAGGGGCCACTCGGACATTGACTTTGCTGTTGACGAAAGCGGCCTGTGGGTGATCTACCCTTCCATGGACTACGACTACAACCAGCAGGAGATGATCGTCATCAGTAAACTGGATCCTGGAGACCTGTcgttaaaaaaagagacaaccTGGAGGACCGGTCTCAAGCGGAACTCTTACGGAAACTGCTTCATCATCTGTGGTGTCTTGTATGCCGTCAATGTGTACAACCAAAAGGAAGGTGAGGTGAACTTTGCGTATGACACCCACACCAACACTGACGCCATCCCACGCCTGCCCTTCACCAATGAGTACTCGTTCACCACCCAGATTGACTACAACCCCAAGGAGAGGGTTTTGTATGCCTGGGACAATGGCCATCAGCTAATTTATCGGGTAAACTTTCTCGACCAGTAA
- the olfml2a gene encoding olfactomedin-like protein 2A isoform X1: MWRYRQLFAFLLLLCEEASSQSKIFGETEPVRMTSEGSDCRCKCIMRPLSKDACLRLRSGSVRVEDFYTVETVSAGSDCKCSCTAPPSSLNPCENEWKMEKLKKQAPELLKLQSMVDLLEGTLYSMDLMKVHSYINKVVSQMNNLEETIKTNLTRDNDFVRDSMMSLTNQFKRYENYSNVMMSIKKEISSLSLQLLQKDASESRTQDTNDEKAKDTLKVPNKKTSAAKLLPKPPKEKVVKPKKEVIKPGKPAKPDPTAKAKVAGHQPGVVRGITYYKAAKTDEDEHREDHVRTKPVHHITDNQSEDGGAEMVLETTEANAAEPTVTTAVPSTTTTTTTTSTTTTPTTTTIQNTPASDRPAPTIVLVLDNSNNNSRPILHRAGNILNCEGTLASIDQPEKQHSYGRNEGAWMKDPLAKDSKIYVTNYYYGNNLVEFRNLDNFKQGRWSNLFKLPYNWIGTGHVVYNGAFYYNRAFTKNIIKYDLRMRYVAAWTLLHDVVYEDTTPWKWRGHSDIDFAVDESGLWVIYPSMDYDYNQQEMIVISKLDPGDLSLKKETTWRTGLKRNSYGNCFIICGVLYAVNVYNQKEGEVNFAYDTHTNTDAIPRLPFTNEYSFTTQIDYNPKERVLYAWDNGHQLIYRVNFLDQ; the protein is encoded by the exons ATGTGGAGATACAGACAGCTGTTCGCCTTCCTGCTGCTTCTGTGCGAGGAGGCGTCTTCCCAGAGCAAG ATCTTTGGGGAGACTGAGCCAGTGCGGATGACTTCGGAGGGCTCAGACTGCCGCTGCAAGTGCATCATGCGCCCTCTGAGCAAGGACGCCTGCCTGCGCCTGCGCAGCGGCAGCGTGCGGGTGGAGGATTTCTACACAGTAGAGACAGTGAGCGCCGGGTCGGACTGTAAGTGCTCGTGCACGGCCCCGCCGTCCTCCCTCAACCCCTGTGAGAATGAGTGGAAGatggagaagctgaagaaaCAGGCCCCCGAGCTACTAAAG CTCCAATCTATGGTGGATCTCTTGGAGGGAACACTTTACAGCATGGATCTAATGAAGGTCCACTCGTACATCAACAAGGTGGTGTCTCAAATGAACAACCTGGAGGAG ACAATCAAGACAAACCTTACGCGAGACAACGACTTTGTTCGAGACAGCATGATGAGCCTCACCAACCAGTTTAAGAGATATGAGAACTACTCCAACGTTATGATGAGCATCAAGAAGGAGATCTCCAGCCTCAGCCTGCAGCTGCTACAGAAAGACGCCTCCGAGAGCAGAACACAG GACACCAATGATGAGAAAGCAAAAGATACTTTAAAAGTACCCAACAAAAAGACCTCTGCAGCCAAACTTTTGCCCAAACCACCCAAAGAAAAGGTTGTAAAGCCCAAGAAGGAGGTCATTAAACCAGGGAAGCCGGCCAAGCCTGACCCAACAGCCAAAGCCAAGGTGGCTGGCCACCAGCCCGGCGTGGTGAGGGGCATCACCTACTACAAGGCTGCCAAGACCGACGAGGATGAGCACAGAG aagACCATGTCAGAACGAAACCAGTCCATCACATCACTGACAACCAGTCagaggatggaggagctgaAATGGTCCTTGAAACCACGGAGGCCAACGCAGCAGAACCCACTGTCACCACTGCTGTCCCCagcactactactaccaccaccacaacTAGCACCACTACTACACCCACCACTACCACCATACAAAATACACCAGCATCTGATAGACCGGCCCCGACCATTGTACTGGTGCTGGACAACTCCAACAACAATAGTCGGCCAATTCTCCACAGAGCAG GAAATATCCTGAACTGTGAAGGGACTCTAGCATCCATTGACCAGCCAGAGAAGCAGCACAGTTACGGGCGCAACGAGGGAGCCTGGATGAAGGATCCTCTGGCTAAAGACTCCAAAATCTATGTCACCAACTATTACTATGGCAACAACTTAGTGGAGTTCCGCAACCTGGACAACTTCAAGCAAG GCCGATGGAGCAACCTCTTCAAACTGCCTTACAACTGGATAGGCACAGGCCATGTGGTTTATAATGGAGCTTTCTACTACAACAGAGCCTTCACCAAGAATATCATCAAGTATGATCTGAGGATGCGATATGTGGCAGCCTGGACACTGCTGCATGACGTGGTATACGAGGACACCACCCCCTGGAAATGGAGGGGCCACTCGGACATTGACTTTGCTGTTGACGAAAGCGGCCTGTGGGTGATCTACCCTTCCATGGACTACGACTACAACCAGCAGGAGATGATCGTCATCAGTAAACTGGATCCTGGAGACCTGTcgttaaaaaaagagacaaccTGGAGGACCGGTCTCAAGCGGAACTCTTACGGAAACTGCTTCATCATCTGTGGTGTCTTGTATGCCGTCAATGTGTACAACCAAAAGGAAGGTGAGGTGAACTTTGCGTATGACACCCACACCAACACTGACGCCATCCCACGCCTGCCCTTCACCAATGAGTACTCGTTCACCACCCAGATTGACTACAACCCCAAGGAGAGGGTTTTGTATGCCTGGGACAATGGCCATCAGCTAATTTATCGGGTAAACTTTCTCGACCAGTAA